A segment of the Panacibacter ginsenosidivorans genome:
TATCAGGTGTTACTCCTTTCAGTTGTGTAGAACCGCCATTAACACGGTAAAACTTTTCAAAGGTAAGTTTCAATGCACCAAACTCTGTTTGACCAGTTGTCATATCCTGTTTACCTAATGGAAGATTCTTTTGTACGGTACCTTTACCATAGGTTGAAGTACTGCCAATAATAACACCTCTCTTGTAATCCTGTATAGCTGCGGCAAATATTTCAGAGGCGGAAGCACTAAGTTCATTCACCATTACAGCTAAAGGTCCGTCATATAAAACACTCTGATCATTATCACTAAGCGTAATTGGTTTACCATCCCGGTCTTTTACCTGCACTACAGGACCACTTTTGATAAATAATCCTACCATTTGTACTACTTCATATAAAGAACCTCCACCGTTATTCCTAAGGTCAAGAATAATACCCTCAACATTTTCTGCTTTTAATTTTTTTACTTCATTTGCTACATCCTGCGAGCAACGGTTACCATCAGGCCTGTCAAAGTCAGCATAAAATTCGGGGAGATATATGTAGCCAATTTTTTTATCGCCACTTTGTATAACAGAGCTTCTGGCGAAGGTCTCATCCTGCACAATTTCGTCCCTGATAATAGATACCACCTGTAATGTTCCATCATTCTTTTTAAATGTCAACCTTACTTCTGTACCCTTGGTACCACGAATTAATTTCACTACATCCGTAACTGCATAACCTGCAACATCAACAGGTGGCTCATTTCCTTGTGCCACTTTCATTATTTCATCATTTACCTGTACCTGACCACTCTTCCACGCCGGGCTGCCTGTAATAAGGCTGGCAATTTTTATAGCACCATCATCCTCTTTTAATTGTGCGCCTATTCCATAAAAACGACCACTCATTTCTTCATCAAAACCACGCTTTTCAACAGGAGCAAAATATTCTGTATGCGGATCCATCAGGTCAGTAATAGTATTCACAAATGTGCTGAATTGCTGATCTTCTGTAAATACCAGTTTCAATCTGTTATAATTTCTGTCTAAGGCAGTTAATACACGGTTTCTCGCTTCTTTCTCAAACTGCACGTCTGTTTTATTGAGAGAAGTATCTTTCTTATCTGCCTTTTCTCTTTGCTGCTGCAGATCTACAAAGCGTTCCAATGTCATAAACTTTAACCGCTTGCGCCAAGCTTCCTTTCTTGCGGCTTCATCAGCAGGATAATCAATTTTGTCTCCGTCTAACTGTACTGTTTCATTAACAGAAAAATCAAAAGGTTTGGCAAGTATATCTTTATAAACGGCCATAACTTCATTCAACCTTTTCTGGTAAATTTCTCCCGCGGCAGGATAAAATTCCATCGTTGCTTTGCCTAAAATTTCTTCATCTATAGAAGTCTGGTATTTAGCTAATGTTTTTATATCTGATTGCAGGAAAAGATCCTTATCAGGATCAAGATCTTCGAGGTATTTCTTGAAAACAGCTTTTGAAAAAGCATCGTCAATTGCTTTAGGGCTGTAATGCCTTTCTTCAAGAATTGAACCTATAGCAGTAAGCAGTTTTTGCTGCTTTACATATTTATCATCATTACTGTTTATATTAACCTGTGCATCTCCTCTCCCGGTAAATGCCCAAAAAATTCCACTGAATAAAAGAACAATAATCAACACGGGCCAAACTTTCCTGTTCATCATAATTTTTAAAATTTTAGAAGCCATTGGGTCAAAATTAGTCGAAAAAATAAAAGGCGCTATAACCCTTGTTACTTATTAACAAGGTTTTTTTAGCTTAAGCAACCGCTAAAGGAGTAAATTAAACCATTTAGCCCTAACGGCGAACGAATAAATGTATTAACGGCATTTTACTGGGATATGTTTAACAAGTTGCATATTTACAGCAAGAGCACTTGAGCATATCTGCAACCCAAAGCTGGTTATTGAACAGGACGCTGCAGTGTGCGACGCAACGGAAGCTTTATGCTTTTTTGCTGCCGGTACCATAATATTTCATATAAAACGTGTTGAATATTAGAACTGTGAGCAGTTTTTTGATGTTATCTTTAAATGGTAAATTACCAATCATGAAATGCTTTATAATTTTTGTATTCACTTTTCACCTTTCACTTTTCACTTTCTGTCAGCAAACACAAAAGCCACCATTACACGGCAAAAACTGGATGGCAATAACCGGCAAACCATTAGCTGCTGAAGCCGGTGCGATGACCTTTCAAAAAGGCGGAAACGCTGTAGATGCAGCGTGTGCAATGCTTGCAGCTACCTGCACTATGTGGGATGTATTGAGTTGGGGTGGAGAAACACAGGCGTTGATCTATAATCCAAAAGCAGGAAAAGTAATTGCGATAGATGGCCTGGGTGTTGCACCATCAGGTGCAACTGTTGACTTCTTTAAAAACAAAGGCATGAATTTTCCTCCGGAATATGGGCCACTTGCAGCAGTAACACCGGGTACTCCGGGTGGTTTGTGTTACATGCTGGCAGAATATGGCACCATGAGTTTGAAGGAAGTGTTGGCGCCTGCCATGCAACTGGCTGCAGGCTATCCGATAGAAGCGCAAACAGCCAACAGTATGGAGCGGGGAAAGAAAATGATCAAACAATGGCCTTATAGTACATCCGTTTTTTTACCACATGAAGGGCAGGAAAGAGAAGCACCGGAAGCAGGTGAAATATTTGTACAGAAAGACCTGTTGGAAACATTAACCAAAATGGTTGATGCAGAGCAACAGGCATTGAAACAAAAGAAGACACGAAAAGAAGCGATCTATGCAGCGATGGAGCGTTTTTATAAAGGAGATATTGCAAAAGAATTTGTACGCGGCGCACAGGAACAGGGAGGTTTGATAACTATGGAAGATCTTGCTAAATGGAAACCAATTGAAGAAGAACCACTACATGTAAATTATAAGGGTATTGATGTATATAAGTTGCAGCAATGGAGCCAGGGGCCAAGTATGTTGCAAGCGTTGAATATACTGGAGAATTTTGATCTGAAGAGTATGGGCTATAATTCATCGCGCTACATTAATACCTTGTATCAAACAATGAGCCTTGCATTTGCTGACAGGGATTTTTATTATGGCGATCCGTATTTTCCACCCGCAGAACCAATGAAAGGTTTACTTGATAAAGCGTATGCAAAACAAAGAGCGGCATTAATAAATCCTGATAAGAATGATCCTGATATTGGTCCCGGTGATCCGTATCCTTTTGAAGGAAAAACAAATCCTTATCTCAATATTTTAAAACAGAGAGGCTTCAATGTTGATACTGATAACAAAACAAATCCCGGTGCTACACCATCACATGATGCAACATCATTTGTAAATGATTCTGCTTACATGGATCGCTTATGGCGTGGCACAACTTCAGTAGAAGCAGCCGATAAAGATGGCTGGGTCGTATCTGTTACACCCAGCGGAGGTTGGCTACCTGCCTGCATTGCAGGGCATACAGGTGTTGGTATGAGCCAGCGTTTACAGAGTTTTGTTTTGGATAGCACGCTTGATCCATTCAATGTTATTGAGCCCGGAAAAAAACCGCGTGTTACATTAACACCTACACTTGCCATGAAAGATGGAAAACCTTTTATGGCATTTGCTGTGCAGGGCGGCGATACACAGGACCAAAATCTGTTGCAATGTTTCCTGAATGTTGTTGAGTTTGGAATGACGATACAGGAAGCTGTTGAAGCCGCCAACATTAATACAGACCAGTTATGGTTATCACTTGGCGGTGAGCAGGTAAAAGACCGTCAGCCACATCCCGGAAGTATTTTAATAAACAGCAACACCCCGGATTATGTAAGAAGAGAATTAATAAAGATGGGTTACAAATTAACTTTCGATGATCGCACCAGCGGACCGATCAACGCCATTTATTTTGACTGGAAACACGGCAGTTTCTGGGGCGGTTCAAGTAATCATGGAGAAGATTATGGAATAGGCTGGTGAAGCCCCCTCTAACTCCTCCGGTGGGGAGGATAAGATGGAAAAGCTTTGTGAACCCGGCTTTTGAATAAGCATTAAACTTTTGTTGCGTCGCACACTTGTGCTTTCTGTTATATACTTAACAAAACCGAATAAAAAATATTTCTCTGCGTCTCTCTGCCTTTGCAGTTATAATTTCTTCATCACATCCGGATTTACCAAATTGGGCACCTTACCGTTTTTATAAAGACCAATAATATTTTCAGCAGCCAATCTTGACATACCGTCTCTTGCTTCAACAGTTGCAGAACCAATATGAGGTAGTACCGCAACATTTTCCATTTGCAGTAAAGGATTATCTTTCTGCATTGGTTCAGGGTTAGTAACATCTAAACCTGCACCCCATATTTTTTTTGTATTCAATGCTTCAATCAAATCTTCTTCATTATGTACACCACCTCTTGATGTATTAATGAAGATGGATGTCGGTTTCATTTTACTAAAAGTATCTTTATTGAAGATATCTCTTACTTCTTCTGTAAAAGCGCTATGCACAGACAGCACATCACTTTGTGCAAGCAGCTCATCAAAGCTCACATACTTTGCATCTAATAATTTTTCAGCTTCTTTATTTGGTTTACGGTTACAATAAATAATATTCATGTTGTATGCACCTTTACAGCGTTTTGCCATTTCAATTCCAATTCTGCCTAAACCAAAAACACCAAGTGTTTTATTTTTGAGTTCTATCCCCAAATTAGCTTTAGGACTAAAATGCGTCCATTCTCCTCTCTCAATCTTTTTATACATGTAAAACATTTTTCTTGATACGGCTATCATTAATCCAAAAGCTATATCCGCAGTCGCATCATTTAATACACCCGGTGTATTGCCAACAGGAATGCCTAAACGTGTTGCTGCTGCAATATCAATATTATCATACCCTACACCGAAGTTGGAAATAATATCGAGATGGCTGCATTCATTAAGAAATGCTTCGTCTATTTTAGCACCACCCGAACTTAACAACGCATTGCACTTTTTTGTTTCAGCTATCAATTTATCTCTTGTTATTAAAACATCTTCTACCCATGCCGATACATCAAACCCTTCCTTTCGCAACAGTTCAATACCTAAATCAGGGATGGTGTTACTTACAAATATTTTTATTCCATTTGGATCTTTTTGCATAATGCTGAATTGAATAAAAGATAACCTGTCAATAAAAATAACAAGAAATCATGTTTATAGTTTTATCCCTTTGCCAAAGTAAAATTCATTTTCACGTTTTTCATTACGCGCTTTACTTTGTGCTTCCATGGCACGCAATTCCACTCTTCGTATTTTACCGCTTATAGTTTTGGGTAATTCCTGTACAAACTCAATGATGCGTGGCATCTTGTATGGCGCCATTTTTTGCCTACAATGATCAAATATTTTTTTCGCAAGTTCCTCACTACTTCCTGCTTCTTTATTCAGCACAACAAAAGCCTTTACCTCCTGCCCCTTTAAAGCATGTGGGCTGCCAACCACTGCCGACTCCAGCACTTCTTCGATTTCTATCAAAATACTTTCTACTTCAAAAGGTCCTATGCGATAATCAGATGACTTTATTACATCATCACTTCTGCCAACAAACCATATATAACCATCTTCATCTTTATATGCTTTATCGCCTGTGTAATATAATCCATGTTTAAATACTTCTTTCTGTCTTGTTTCATCACCGATGTAAGCTTTGAAAATGCCATTAAAAGAATTATTCATGCGCACCGCAATCTGTCCTTCCTCATGCAACGGCTTTTCATTACCATCTTCATCAGCAATAACTGTGTCATAAAGAAACCCGGGCTTACCCATTGACCCAAATCTTATTACAGCGTCTGGCAAATTGTATATCATACAGGTGCTTTCTGTTTGTCCGTAGCCGTCACGAATTATAATACCCGTTCCTTTTCTCCACGCTTCTATTACTTCCGGGTTAAGTGGCTCGCCAGCACTAACACATTCACAAAAAGAAAAATGATATTGTTGCAATGGTTCCTGTATCAACATGCGCAATACCGTTGGCGGGCAACACAAAGTAGTAACCTTATGCTGCTCCATAATTTTTAATTGAACCGATGGATTAAATCGTCCCCGTTGCGCATAAATAAATACAGTACAACCAATATTCAACGGCGCAAAAAAACAACTCCATGCAAATTTTGCCCAGCCCGGTTGCGATATATTATAATGCTTATCATCCGGTTTTAAACCTATCCATGCTGCAGTTGTTAAATGGCCCAATGGATAGCTTGCATGTGTATGCGCTACAACCTTGGGTAATCCTGTAGTGCCTGATGTAAAGAACCAGAATAAAACATCATCTGCATTAGTATCCGCTGCAACAGCTGCATTGCTTTCTGCGCTTATTGCATCTATGTTGTGCCAGTTTTCTTTTACATCATCCAATAATATCTTAACCGGAATCTCTTTTTCATACAGTGACATTGCTGCTTCTGTCTTATCAACATTATCTTTATCTGTTATCACCACTTTCGGCGTTGATCTTTGAAAGCGGTACACAACATCATCAACACTCATTATACTTGCTACAGGTATCATAATAAACCCGCCTTTTATAATACTTAGGTAAGAGATCCATAAACCTGTGTGCAGGCCGCACATAACGAATATTGTATCGCCCTTCTGAACACTATTACTACGCAAAAAATTCAACAACTGGTTACTTTTATCTAATGCTTCTTTGTATGTAACTGTATCTGTTGTTCCATCATCATGCACCAGTTCGAGCATATTTTTTTCGGGATGTTCTGCTACGTGCAATGGTTCAAAAACATCTCTTACCCAGTTAAATTTTTCGGGAACAACAAAAGATGGAATCATATCATATTGGCGATGCGTAATTGCATGTAGAATGTCACGCATAATGGTGAAAGGCATAGCAATAATTTTATATAATGGTAAGCATACAAGTTATTAATTTTTTTGTACCCGGCAGCAGAATGTGCATTGAACTTCGTTGCGTCGCACTCTTGTACTGAAGAAAGAAAGGCAAGAGACAAGGAGGCAAAGAGTTTTTACTTTTGACTTTTCACTTTGGTGCTCTACATTCCGAACGTAGAAGTGAGTGACACAGCAGGCGCTGAATAGTATTACCAAAGCTGGCTGCATAAAATTAATTTTCAAAACAGTATCTGTTTGTAAATTACAGCCTCAAAAAAATTTTAGATTATGAAAAGACACGCAACAGCCGTATGGAACGGCTCAGGAAAAGAAGGCCACGGCACCGTAACTACGCAAAGCGGTGTATTGAAAGATAACCAGTATTCATTCAACTCAAGATTTGCGGAAGGCATTGGTACCAACCCGGAAGAATTGGTTGCCGCTGCACATGCAGGCTGCTTTGCTATGAAGTTGAGTTTTGTATTAGGAGCTGCAGGTTTTACACCTGATTCGCTGGAAGCAACAGCCACTATTAATTTAGATCCTGCACAAGGTGCAATTACAGCTTCTCATATTGTTTTAAAAGCAAAAGTGCCGGGTATAAGCAAAGAAAAATTTGACGAATGCTCTGCAGATGCAAAAGCAAATTGCCCCATCAGCAAACTGCTGAATGCTGAAATAACTTTAGACGCAGAATTGCTGTAATGTTTATGGAGTTTAGCATACATAAAGCCACCGCAGAAGATGCAAGTATTATTGCAACACTGTTTGATGCATACAGGATGTTTTACCAGCAACCTTCTGATATAAAAGGAGCAACAGAATTTATTACAGAAAGGTTACAGCAAAACGAGAGTGTAATATTTATTGCATTCATCAATAATGTTGCAGTTGGATTTACACAGTTGTATCCAATTTTTACATCTGTGGGTATGCAACGTACCTGGTTGCTGAATGATCTTTATATAGATTCATCTGCAAGAGGAAAAGGTATAGCAAGTGCATTACTTGATGCTGCAAAAGATTTTGGCAGAAGTACAAACAGTAAATGGCTCATGTTGCAAACAGGTATCACAAACGCTGCAGCACAGTCACTCTACGAAAAGAATGGCTGGCATAAAGAAACCGATCTTTTTTACAGCATTAATTTATAAGAAAGGCCCCCTGCTAAGCAGGGGGCCTTATGTTTCAGGTGGCAAATTATTTTAAATAGCTTCTTATAAACCATGCCCATTTTTCATGCTTCTCCATTAGCCCGGTAAGAAAATCTGCATTCCCCGCATCTTTATATTTATCCTGCATCAGGTCAATATCTTTTCTCAAATAACGAATGATGGTTTCATGATCATCCAACAGATCTTTTAATTGCTTTCCCTGGTCATTGGTATAAGGTTGTTCCTGCAGGTTGGTTGTTTTCATAAAGTCAGCCATCCTGCCCTGTGAATAATGCCCAATGGATCTTATTCGTTCGGCCACTTCATCAATTACTTCATCCAGTTCATCGTAGATGCCCTCATAAAATTTATGCATCTCCATAAAATTACTTCCTTCAACATTCCAGTGATAATTGCGTGTTTTAAGAGAAAGTAAAAATTCATCTGCCAGTATTGTATTTAGTTTTTCTGCAATAGCCTGGCTGTTCTTTTCTGAAAGACCAACATTTGCTTTCATAGCTTAGTGTTTTATTTTTTTCTAAAGTTACATACCTGTCACAATAATATACAGTAAAAAATTGCCCATACTTAATAAATTAAATTGACGAAAAGCAATGTAAGATTTTTTCAAAACCGTGAATTATCAATCGTCCTTCATTCTTATTTTTATTTTCAGCAGATACTTGTTAAATTCAATGCTCCAATCCAAAACATAACCGTATGAGAAAAATTTATGCAATTACAGCTATTGCCACTTTCGTATTAAGTGCCTGCCAGAAAGAAATAAAAAATCAATCTACTACCGTATCCGCAGATCCACAGGAAGAAAAAATGAGCAGGAAAGAGATAAACGATGTTATCATGGACAAGTTTACGCAAACAGGTACGTTTGACTGGAAAGATGCAACAGATAAAATGTTATGGAGTGCTGCGCAAAACAGTGATAAGATTTTTTCTATAGGTTATAAACCTGTTTCAGAAACAGATATTGATAACAAAATTTCTTCCATCAACATAAACGATATACAATGGAGCAATGCAAAAAACCAAGTGCTTGAATTAATTTATACTTCCGAGAAAGAAAAAAATCCATCACTCAAATTCGAAGACCTTGAAATATGGAAAGATAAAAAACTACCTGTTATAGATGTAAAGATCGAAAACATCAAAACGCTACAAGCCTTGCGAAGTCTGCCTTTGGTGCGTTATGTAGAACCAATGGGTTACGATCCCATTGCTGAAGAAAATAAAGCAACTGACTTAAGTATCTTCGATGGCAGTGGCTGCGGTGGTTACGATGGTAATACCAGTTTGGTAAATGGATCTGACTATACTGTTGTTTCTCCCAATGCAAAAGTTTCCTGGAACTACAGTTAT
Coding sequences within it:
- a CDS encoding carboxy terminal-processing peptidase — encoded protein: MASKILKIMMNRKVWPVLIIVLLFSGIFWAFTGRGDAQVNINSNDDKYVKQQKLLTAIGSILEERHYSPKAIDDAFSKAVFKKYLEDLDPDKDLFLQSDIKTLAKYQTSIDEEILGKATMEFYPAAGEIYQKRLNEVMAVYKDILAKPFDFSVNETVQLDGDKIDYPADEAARKEAWRKRLKFMTLERFVDLQQQREKADKKDTSLNKTDVQFEKEARNRVLTALDRNYNRLKLVFTEDQQFSTFVNTITDLMDPHTEYFAPVEKRGFDEEMSGRFYGIGAQLKEDDGAIKIASLITGSPAWKSGQVQVNDEIMKVAQGNEPPVDVAGYAVTDVVKLIRGTKGTEVRLTFKKNDGTLQVVSIIRDEIVQDETFARSSVIQSGDKKIGYIYLPEFYADFDRPDGNRCSQDVANEVKKLKAENVEGIILDLRNNGGGSLYEVVQMVGLFIKSGPVVQVKDRDGKPITLSDNDQSVLYDGPLAVMVNELSASASEIFAAAIQDYKRGVIIGSTSTYGKGTVQKNLPLGKQDMTTGQTEFGALKLTFEKFYRVNGGSTQLKGVTPDIVLPDTYEYIKFREKDNPSALAWDQIPQADYKYSLDINWAEIQKKAAERIATNEAFTGIKKNTDWLSINTEKPYELNIDAYKKQQSILKTTVKQDDTWSKLTQPMNMRPVEVDKDKFYNNADKAKGERYQAWLKNVQSDLYINETVNIIKDIMQVQDRVTVKQ
- a CDS encoding gamma-glutamyltransferase family protein; this translates as MKCFIIFVFTFHLSLFTFCQQTQKPPLHGKNWMAITGKPLAAEAGAMTFQKGGNAVDAACAMLAATCTMWDVLSWGGETQALIYNPKAGKVIAIDGLGVAPSGATVDFFKNKGMNFPPEYGPLAAVTPGTPGGLCYMLAEYGTMSLKEVLAPAMQLAAGYPIEAQTANSMERGKKMIKQWPYSTSVFLPHEGQEREAPEAGEIFVQKDLLETLTKMVDAEQQALKQKKTRKEAIYAAMERFYKGDIAKEFVRGAQEQGGLITMEDLAKWKPIEEEPLHVNYKGIDVYKLQQWSQGPSMLQALNILENFDLKSMGYNSSRYINTLYQTMSLAFADRDFYYGDPYFPPAEPMKGLLDKAYAKQRAALINPDKNDPDIGPGDPYPFEGKTNPYLNILKQRGFNVDTDNKTNPGATPSHDATSFVNDSAYMDRLWRGTTSVEAADKDGWVVSVTPSGGWLPACIAGHTGVGMSQRLQSFVLDSTLDPFNVIEPGKKPRVTLTPTLAMKDGKPFMAFAVQGGDTQDQNLLQCFLNVVEFGMTIQEAVEAANINTDQLWLSLGGEQVKDRQPHPGSILINSNTPDYVRRELIKMGYKLTFDDRTSGPINAIYFDWKHGSFWGGSSNHGEDYGIGW
- a CDS encoding 2-hydroxyacid dehydrogenase, with protein sequence MQKDPNGIKIFVSNTIPDLGIELLRKEGFDVSAWVEDVLITRDKLIAETKKCNALLSSGGAKIDEAFLNECSHLDIISNFGVGYDNIDIAAATRLGIPVGNTPGVLNDATADIAFGLMIAVSRKMFYMYKKIERGEWTHFSPKANLGIELKNKTLGVFGLGRIGIEMAKRCKGAYNMNIIYCNRKPNKEAEKLLDAKYVSFDELLAQSDVLSVHSAFTEEVRDIFNKDTFSKMKPTSIFINTSRGGVHNEEDLIEALNTKKIWGAGLDVTNPEPMQKDNPLLQMENVAVLPHIGSATVEARDGMSRLAAENIIGLYKNGKVPNLVNPDVMKKL
- a CDS encoding acyl-CoA synthetase yields the protein MPFTIMRDILHAITHRQYDMIPSFVVPEKFNWVRDVFEPLHVAEHPEKNMLELVHDDGTTDTVTYKEALDKSNQLLNFLRSNSVQKGDTIFVMCGLHTGLWISYLSIIKGGFIMIPVASIMSVDDVVYRFQRSTPKVVITDKDNVDKTEAAMSLYEKEIPVKILLDDVKENWHNIDAISAESNAAVAADTNADDVLFWFFTSGTTGLPKVVAHTHASYPLGHLTTAAWIGLKPDDKHYNISQPGWAKFAWSCFFAPLNIGCTVFIYAQRGRFNPSVQLKIMEQHKVTTLCCPPTVLRMLIQEPLQQYHFSFCECVSAGEPLNPEVIEAWRKGTGIIIRDGYGQTESTCMIYNLPDAVIRFGSMGKPGFLYDTVIADEDGNEKPLHEEGQIAVRMNNSFNGIFKAYIGDETRQKEVFKHGLYYTGDKAYKDEDGYIWFVGRSDDVIKSSDYRIGPFEVESILIEIEEVLESAVVGSPHALKGQEVKAFVVLNKEAGSSEELAKKIFDHCRQKMAPYKMPRIIEFVQELPKTISGKIRRVELRAMEAQSKARNEKRENEFYFGKGIKL
- a CDS encoding OsmC family protein, coding for MKRHATAVWNGSGKEGHGTVTTQSGVLKDNQYSFNSRFAEGIGTNPEELVAAAHAGCFAMKLSFVLGAAGFTPDSLEATATINLDPAQGAITASHIVLKAKVPGISKEKFDECSADAKANCPISKLLNAEITLDAELL
- a CDS encoding GNAT family N-acetyltransferase; translated protein: MFMEFSIHKATAEDASIIATLFDAYRMFYQQPSDIKGATEFITERLQQNESVIFIAFINNVAVGFTQLYPIFTSVGMQRTWLLNDLYIDSSARGKGIASALLDAAKDFGRSTNSKWLMLQTGITNAAAQSLYEKNGWHKETDLFYSINL
- a CDS encoding Dps family protein; translation: MKANVGLSEKNSQAIAEKLNTILADEFLLSLKTRNYHWNVEGSNFMEMHKFYEGIYDELDEVIDEVAERIRSIGHYSQGRMADFMKTTNLQEQPYTNDQGKQLKDLLDDHETIIRYLRKDIDLMQDKYKDAGNADFLTGLMEKHEKWAWFIRSYLK